The Tepidisphaeraceae bacterium genome includes a window with the following:
- a CDS encoding HEAT repeat domain-containing protein: MMRSHRSVARLALVASLSLPLIGLPPVMAQDTGAPAAAVEVPAELQTAVENYWHYGKIARYDLQSAEAQKITGAGAEPAVVLAAFEKTAAGRNDDLNNWVLRWQGIAESADSAKQIYQLLQQGRATRRADQNYVETQIQRLGTNERAYILAVGQLRESGELAVPLMISYLQNPQRAELHAPIRRALRDMGRVALNPLVAATEMKRDTNTLLTVISVLADIGYDAPVPYLARLTESREVTPSVSQAARQALGRLGASQGVKATDAYFDLAERLYYGRSALSVDQQVPTAYVWFWDEEKGLTKRDVPPAIFGPVMAMRAAEYAMKLGQSRGDALSLWLAADYKREAALPEGASDPTRPENFPSAHYFGVSSGASHLYTTLERALRDNDSAVAVSTIKSLGEIVGAASLPQDSAAPLVSAMRFPDRRVRYEAAFALAEANPPQSFTGSERVVPLLAEAISQTGGSNVVVLAPRGGEGDEELNRLIESIKGTGVGAVGGATAQEAVNAAAQLPAVDAIVVSEKAPAGEIEALNALVRGNARLERTPRIVIVGSGASRFVEAAATDPLLSTVNSPSGGTIKAQLESARTKAGSLPLDDAMAAEYALKAASLLQSLAGRASAYDLLVAEGALTAALNDARPEIVKAAGAVLATLDSARVQPALLEAASKEQAADDVKISLYQSLAKHAKQFGDRLSGDQHATLEQAVENGQNLDVRAAAAEARGALDLPADQAKTLILKGSQT; the protein is encoded by the coding sequence ATGATGCGTTCGCATCGGTCCGTCGCGCGTCTCGCCCTCGTTGCTTCACTATCCCTTCCGTTGATCGGCCTGCCACCCGTTATGGCGCAGGACACCGGCGCGCCCGCGGCCGCGGTCGAGGTGCCGGCGGAACTGCAGACGGCCGTCGAGAACTACTGGCACTACGGCAAGATCGCCCGCTACGACCTGCAGAGCGCCGAAGCGCAGAAGATCACCGGCGCTGGCGCCGAGCCCGCTGTCGTGCTGGCCGCCTTCGAGAAGACCGCCGCCGGTCGAAACGATGATTTGAACAACTGGGTGCTGCGCTGGCAGGGCATCGCCGAGTCGGCCGACAGTGCCAAGCAGATCTACCAGCTGCTGCAACAGGGCCGCGCCACGCGTCGCGCCGACCAGAACTACGTCGAAACGCAGATCCAGCGCCTCGGCACCAACGAGCGCGCCTACATCCTGGCCGTCGGCCAACTGCGCGAGAGCGGTGAGCTGGCCGTGCCACTGATGATCTCGTACCTGCAGAACCCCCAGCGGGCCGAGCTGCACGCGCCGATCCGCCGGGCGCTGCGCGACATGGGTCGCGTCGCGTTGAACCCGCTGGTGGCGGCGACGGAGATGAAGCGTGACACGAACACGCTGCTGACGGTCATCAGCGTGCTGGCCGACATCGGCTACGACGCGCCGGTGCCGTACCTGGCCCGGCTGACCGAGTCGCGGGAGGTTACGCCGTCCGTATCGCAGGCCGCCCGTCAGGCCTTGGGCCGGCTGGGCGCGTCGCAGGGCGTGAAGGCGACCGACGCGTACTTCGATCTGGCCGAGCGCTTGTACTACGGCCGCAGCGCACTGTCGGTCGACCAGCAGGTGCCGACCGCGTACGTGTGGTTCTGGGATGAAGAGAAGGGCCTGACCAAGCGTGACGTGCCGCCGGCGATCTTCGGGCCGGTGATGGCGATGCGGGCGGCCGAGTATGCGATGAAGCTGGGCCAAAGCCGTGGCGACGCGCTGAGCCTCTGGCTCGCCGCCGACTACAAGCGCGAGGCCGCGCTGCCGGAAGGGGCCAGCGACCCCACGCGGCCGGAGAACTTCCCGTCGGCCCATTACTTCGGTGTGAGCTCGGGCGCATCGCACCTGTACACCACGCTGGAACGCGCGTTGCGCGATAACGACTCGGCCGTCGCCGTCAGCACGATCAAGTCGCTCGGCGAGATCGTCGGTGCCGCCAGCCTGCCGCAGGATTCGGCGGCGCCATTGGTGAGCGCGATGCGCTTCCCCGACCGCCGGGTGCGCTACGAGGCCGCGTTCGCGTTGGCCGAGGCCAACCCGCCGCAGTCGTTCACGGGTTCGGAGCGCGTCGTGCCCCTGCTGGCCGAGGCGATCTCGCAGACCGGTGGCAGCAACGTCGTCGTCCTGGCGCCGCGCGGCGGCGAGGGTGACGAGGAACTGAACAGGCTGATCGAATCGATCAAGGGCACCGGCGTGGGCGCCGTGGGTGGGGCGACGGCTCAGGAAGCCGTGAACGCCGCGGCCCAGTTGCCGGCGGTCGACGCGATCGTGGTGTCGGAGAAGGCGCCGGCCGGTGAGATCGAGGCGTTGAACGCGCTGGTGCGGGGCAACGCCCGGCTGGAGCGCACGCCGCGCATCGTGATCGTCGGTTCGGGCGCGTCCCGCTTCGTCGAGGCCGCCGCCACCGATCCACTGCTGTCGACCGTGAACTCGCCCAGCGGCGGGACGATCAAGGCCCAGCTGGAGAGCGCCCGCACGAAGGCCGGCTCGCTTCCGCTGGATGACGCGATGGCCGCCGAGTACGCGTTGAAGGCCGCGAGCCTGCTGCAGAGCCTGGCGGGTCGCGCGAGCGCGTACGACCTGCTGGTGGCCGAGGGCGCACTGACGGCCGCGTTGAACGACGCCCGGCCCGAGATCGTGAAGGCCGCCGGCGCGGTGCTGGCAACGCTGGACTCGGCCCGCGTGCAACCGGCGCTGCTGGAGGCGGCGAGCAAGGAACAGGCTGCCGACGATGTGAAGATCAGCCTGTACCAGAGCCTGGCCAAGCACGCCAAGCAGTTCGGCGACCGCCTGAGCGGCGACCAGCACGCCACGCTGGAGCAAGCCGTCGAGAATGGCCAGAACCTCGACGTCCGCGCCGCCGCCGCCGAGGCCCGCGGGGCGCTCGACCTGCCCGCGGATCAGGCGAAGACCCTGATTCTGAAGGGGTCGCAGACGTAG
- a CDS encoding protein kinase has translation MIRPIMYRPGKVKRFDFEPGRSVAGKYDIDSPLGGGWEGEVYCIRERATGIRRAAKFYYPHRDPTGKAAIAYARKLDALRHCPILMQYHHQELVIVKRAKVMVVISELVEGQKLSAFLKDQPDGRLTTFEALHVLYNLAKGIAPIHARGEYHGDIHDDNVMIRRQGIGFEVKLLDFFDLGKPTRAKIRKDVLNLIQVFHTIVGGRSRYGEQPKVVKDIIRGLKDSLILERFSSAGEIQRHLENIEW, from the coding sequence ATGATCCGGCCCATCATGTACCGGCCCGGCAAGGTCAAACGCTTCGACTTCGAACCCGGCCGATCGGTCGCGGGGAAGTACGACATCGACTCGCCCTTAGGGGGTGGTTGGGAGGGGGAGGTCTACTGCATCCGCGAGCGTGCCACCGGCATCCGCCGGGCCGCCAAGTTCTATTACCCCCACCGCGACCCCACCGGCAAGGCCGCCATCGCCTACGCCCGCAAGCTCGACGCGCTGCGGCACTGCCCGATCCTGATGCAGTACCATCACCAGGAACTGGTGATCGTGAAGCGCGCCAAAGTCATGGTCGTCATCAGCGAACTGGTGGAAGGCCAGAAGCTGTCGGCGTTCCTGAAGGATCAACCTGACGGCCGGTTGACCACCTTCGAGGCGCTGCACGTCCTGTACAACCTGGCCAAGGGCATCGCCCCCATCCACGCGCGCGGCGAGTACCACGGCGACATCCACGACGACAACGTCATGATCCGCCGGCAGGGCATCGGCTTTGAGGTGAAACTGCTCGACTTCTTCGACTTAGGCAAACCGACGCGCGCCAAGATTCGCAAGGACGTGCTGAACCTGATCCAGGTCTTCCACACGATCGTCGGTGGCCGCAGCCGGTACGGCGAGCAGCCAAAGGTCGTGAAGGATATCATCCGTGGACTGAAGGATTCGCTGATCCTCGAACGGTTCAGCAGTGCTGGGGAGATCCAACGGCATCTGGAAAACATCGAGTGGTAG
- a CDS encoding serine/threonine-protein kinase, translated as MTNVHAGQRVGEYILNERLGSGAFGQVWRAHHHVWTDQFVAIKFPTEPQYLRELQREGSALHGLIHPNIVKAVAFDPFADPAYLVMEYVPGSNLRVPVKNRSLTADDTIAILRQVLGGLAFAHSRGLVHRDVKPENILIHSQVETSGYSADGLVKVTDFGLGQATQTTATQSVAFSASLNSQAGRDLAGTLDYMSPEQRSGGIVDARADLYACGVVLYEMLTGERPAGTDLPSDLNPDVPRHLDEVFRRSYARLDKRFTSADEMATALLAPSTAVAVRDSLPMARLHGCPQCRQPTDPDDQFCMSCGTQLVAVVRRCAACGGYPHPSDQFCIGCGHDLTGRSRQAVRAT; from the coding sequence ATGACGAACGTGCACGCGGGACAACGCGTTGGTGAATACATCCTGAACGAACGCCTCGGTAGCGGCGCGTTCGGGCAGGTGTGGCGCGCGCACCACCACGTGTGGACCGACCAGTTCGTCGCCATCAAGTTCCCCACGGAACCGCAGTACCTGCGCGAGTTGCAGCGGGAAGGGTCGGCGCTGCACGGCTTGATTCATCCCAACATCGTCAAGGCCGTCGCGTTCGACCCGTTCGCCGACCCGGCGTACCTCGTCATGGAGTACGTGCCCGGCAGCAACCTGCGCGTGCCCGTGAAGAACCGCTCCCTGACGGCCGACGACACGATCGCAATCCTGCGGCAGGTGCTGGGGGGGCTGGCGTTCGCCCACAGCCGTGGGTTGGTGCATCGCGACGTGAAGCCCGAAAACATCCTGATCCACAGCCAGGTGGAAACCTCCGGTTACAGTGCGGATGGCCTGGTGAAGGTAACCGACTTCGGCCTGGGCCAGGCGACGCAGACGACCGCGACGCAGTCGGTGGCGTTCTCCGCCTCGCTGAACTCGCAGGCGGGCCGCGATCTGGCGGGCACGCTGGATTACATGTCGCCGGAACAGCGGTCCGGTGGCATCGTCGATGCCCGGGCCGACCTGTACGCGTGCGGCGTCGTGCTGTACGAGATGCTGACCGGTGAACGGCCCGCTGGCACCGATCTGCCGAGCGATCTGAACCCCGACGTGCCGCGGCATCTGGACGAAGTATTTCGGCGGTCGTACGCACGGCTCGACAAGCGGTTCACCTCGGCCGACGAGATGGCCACGGCGCTGCTGGCGCCATCGACCGCTGTCGCGGTCCGCGATTCGCTGCCGATGGCACGGTTGCACGGGTGTCCGCAGTGCCGGCAACCGACTGATCCGGACGACCAGTTCTGCATGTCGTGCGGCACGCAGTTGGTGGCAGTCGTGCGGCGATGTGCCGCGTGTGGTGGGTACCCGCATCCGAGCGATCAGTTCTGCATCGGGTGCGGTCATGATTTGACGGGCCGATCCCGTCAGGCTGTGAGGGCAACCTAA